Proteins from one Pirellulales bacterium genomic window:
- a CDS encoding serine protease, translated as MPKPRFVLMRLTLAGALAIAAFVSGDALAGVWPSTFAPPATRPAEVPQQPHPAVVRVIAPEEGGTSFGSGTLVDVRGDYGLVLTNWHVVADATHTVEVVFPDGFRSAARVITTDRTWDLAALAVWRPNVPPVPLATRPPQPGEPLTIAGYGSGKYRAITGKCTQYVAPALNKPYEMVELSVAARQGDSGGPIFNSQGELAGVLWGAGWGTTSG; from the coding sequence GTGCCGAAACCCCGCTTTGTGCTGATGCGACTCACTCTGGCTGGTGCCCTCGCGATAGCAGCCTTTGTCTCGGGGGATGCACTCGCAGGCGTCTGGCCCAGCACGTTCGCACCACCGGCCACGCGACCGGCGGAAGTTCCGCAGCAACCACATCCGGCGGTGGTGCGCGTCATTGCTCCCGAAGAAGGGGGTACCTCGTTCGGCTCCGGTACATTAGTCGATGTGCGTGGCGATTACGGCCTGGTACTAACCAACTGGCACGTCGTTGCGGACGCGACGCATACGGTCGAAGTTGTTTTTCCCGACGGCTTTCGCTCGGCGGCGCGGGTCATCACGACTGATCGGACTTGGGATTTGGCGGCACTAGCCGTATGGCGTCCCAACGTGCCGCCGGTGCCGCTCGCCACGCGACCGCCGCAGCCTGGAGAACCGCTGACGATCGCCGGCTATGGTTCGGGGAAATATCGCGCCATCACTGGCAAATGCACGCAGTACGTCGCACCGGCCTTGAACAAGCCGTACGAAATGGTCGAGCTATCGGTCGCCGCTCGGCAGGGCGATTCCGGTGGTCCGATCTTCAATAGCCAAGGCGAGTTGGCAGGTGTCCTTTGGGGAGCCGGTTGGGGGACAACTTCGGGC
- a CDS encoding DUF4242 domain-containing protein, translating into MPKYVIERDIPGAGAKTKQDLHEAATVSCGVLKKLGPSIQWVESYVTDDKIYCVYIAPNKALIEQHAREGGFPANRISEVRSIIDPTTSE; encoded by the coding sequence ATGCCCAAGTACGTGATCGAACGCGACATCCCAGGCGCTGGCGCCAAGACCAAACAGGATCTTCACGAGGCGGCCACGGTTTCGTGCGGCGTGTTGAAGAAACTCGGCCCATCGATTCAATGGGTCGAAAGCTACGTCACGGACGACAAGATTTATTGCGTCTACATCGCGCCGAACAAGGCGTTGATCGAGCAGCATGCCCGCGAAGGAGGCTTCCCGGCGAACCGAATTTCGGAAGTCCGCTCGATCATTGATCCGACGACTAGCGAATAG